A single Methanobrevibacter woesei DNA region contains:
- a CDS encoding DEAD/DEAH box helicase, translated as MTVTTFDDFNISNKIKKALTDMGFKRPSPIQALTIPEALKGKDIIGQAQTGSGKTVAFAVPLLQKIFIKDKSPQAIILCPTRELCIQVAGEIKKVGSHIKNLKILPVYGGQPIGRQIRVLNKGVHVVVGTPGRVMDHIDRGTLDLIGIETVVLDEADEMLNMGFRDDIETILKHTPKQRQTLLFSATMPKPIRKITKFYQNNPKHLKISQKQLTVPEINECYFETRFRDKIDTVTRLIDIYDFKLCLIFCNTKKRVDLVVRDLSRRGYSVDGIHGDMKQVIRDKVMNKFRNGNISILVATDVAARGIDVPNVEVVFNYDVPQNPEYYVHRIGRTGRAGNRGYAFTLVDFKEMHALKTINSVTKSKIKRKKVPSFKELERIRNKQIADNIINSIKKDDLKEYNKVIKEIMKKDYTPLEIAGALLKMVKDNE; from the coding sequence ATGACAGTTACAACATTTGATGATTTTAATATATCTAATAAAATTAAAAAAGCTCTAACAGATATGGGATTTAAAAGACCAAGTCCTATTCAAGCTCTCACAATTCCTGAAGCTTTAAAAGGAAAAGATATCATAGGTCAAGCACAAACTGGGTCTGGTAAAACTGTTGCTTTTGCAGTTCCTTTGCTTCAAAAGATTTTTATTAAAGATAAATCTCCTCAAGCTATTATATTATGTCCAACAAGGGAATTATGCATTCAAGTAGCTGGAGAGATAAAAAAGGTAGGTTCACATATTAAAAATTTAAAGATTTTACCAGTATATGGTGGTCAGCCTATCGGACGTCAAATCAGAGTGTTAAATAAAGGGGTTCATGTTGTTGTAGGAACTCCTGGCCGTGTAATGGATCATATTGACAGAGGAACCTTAGATTTAATTGGTATTGAGACAGTAGTTTTAGATGAAGCAGATGAAATGTTAAATATGGGTTTTAGGGATGATATTGAAACAATCTTAAAACATACTCCTAAACAAAGGCAAACTTTATTATTTTCAGCAACAATGCCTAAACCTATTCGTAAAATTACCAAATTCTATCAGAACAATCCTAAACATTTAAAAATTTCTCAAAAACAGTTAACTGTACCTGAAATTAATGAATGTTATTTTGAAACTCGATTTAGAGATAAAATTGACACAGTTACACGTTTAATTGATATTTATGATTTTAAATTATGTTTAATATTCTGTAACACTAAAAAGAGAGTGGATTTGGTTGTTCGTGATTTGTCTAGGAGGGGATACTCTGTAGATGGTATTCATGGTGATATGAAACAGGTTATCCGTGATAAAGTAATGAATAAATTTAGAAATGGAAATATTTCTATTCTTGTAGCTACAGATGTTGCTGCACGTGGAATTGATGTACCAAATGTAGAAGTGGTATTCAACTATGATGTCCCTCAAAATCCAGAATATTATGTTCATAGAATTGGAAGAACTGGAAGAGCTGGAAATAGAGGTTATGCATTCACTTTAGTTGATTTTAAAGAAATGCATGCTCTTAAAACTATAAATAGTGTTACAAAATCTAAAATTAAAAGAAAAAAAGTACCTTCATTTAAAGAACTTGAAAGGATTAGGAATAAACAGATTGCAGATAATATTATTAATTCCATTAAAAAAGATGATTTAAAAGAGTATAATAAAGTAATTAAGGAAATCATGAAGAAAGATTATACTCCTTTAGAAATAGCTGGTGCTCTATTGAAGATGGTTAAGGATAATGAATGA
- the cas4 gene encoding CRISPR-associated protein Cas4, with the protein MKNKIITDNIENLDIKWHPQIKGVQIINGKNNFPISWLNQQGYCEYQIYLQYLKGIKVGQTRAMKEGSKEHEDLEDKFKETAKPTTFNEAIETSKEEASLTREMFVISPKYGIRGYIDEIWMTPDEFIIIDDKPGHTAYPSTINQVRAYCLALKDMLPNDTRKIKGALRQRGTNNIFWSEDFDEDVEKSIKYTIERMDSLFKGEKPFIPTKNKNKCKSCRYQSYCEHF; encoded by the coding sequence ATGAAGAATAAAATAATTACAGATAACATAGAAAACCTTGATATTAAATGGCATCCTCAAATAAAAGGTGTTCAAATTATTAATGGAAAAAACAATTTCCCCATTAGCTGGTTAAATCAGCAAGGATATTGCGAATATCAGATATATCTTCAATACTTAAAAGGTATAAAAGTAGGTCAAACTAGAGCAATGAAAGAAGGAAGTAAAGAACATGAAGATTTAGAAGATAAATTTAAAGAAACAGCAAAACCTACAACCTTTAATGAAGCTATTGAAACATCCAAAGAAGAAGCAAGCCTTACAAGAGAAATGTTTGTAATTTCACCAAAATACGGGATAAGAGGATATATTGATGAAATTTGGATGACTCCTGATGAATTTATAATCATTGATGACAAACCAGGACACACTGCATATCCTTCAACAATAAATCAGGTAAGAGCATATTGTCTTGCCCTAAAAGATATGCTTCCAAATGATACAAGAAAAATCAAAGGAGCACTACGCCAAAGAGGTACCAACAATATCTTTTGGAGTGAAGATTTTGATGAAGATGTTGAAAAATCAATAAAATATACAATAGAAAGAATGGATAGTCTTTTTAAAGGAGAAAAACCTTTCATTCCAACAAAAAACAAAAATAAATGTAAAAGCTGTAGATATCAAAGTTACTGTGAACATTTCTAG
- a CDS encoding RDD family protein gives MASIFSRRIVAYIADFFVVSAFMWIISFFLSLVANPLSMFTIYSYFPFVVPVVCMIYFVLCEKIKGATVGKALMYLEVRSYNGHPINWAQAIVRNLTKIFWIPIIFDWAIGKIIRKGDRLFNVITKTVVIEEEVPEY, from the coding sequence ATGGCAAGTATATTTTCAAGAAGAATTGTTGCATATATTGCTGATTTCTTTGTTGTTTCAGCATTTATGTGGATTATATCATTTTTCTTATCTTTAGTAGCAAATCCATTAAGTATGTTTACTATTTACAGTTATTTCCCATTTGTTGTTCCAGTAGTATGTATGATTTACTTTGTTTTATGTGAAAAAATTAAAGGAGCAACTGTTGGTAAAGCTTTAATGTATCTAGAAGTTAGATCCTATAATGGACATCCTATTAATTGGGCTCAAGCTATTGTACGTAATTTAACTAAAATTTTTTGGATTCCAATAATTTTTGATTGGGCTATTGGTAAGATAATTAGAAAAGGGGACAGATTATTCAATGTAATAACTAAAACTGTTGTTATTGAAGAGGAAGTTCCGGAATATTAG
- the hypE gene encoding hydrogenase expression/formation protein HypE: protein MSDDKIGMNHGAGGEVMANLISKTILDNITKKSVNGGVSLDDLDDGATIPLGDYELVVTTDGHTVDPLFFPGGDIGRISAAGTINDVSVMGAKPLAISNAIIMQEGFPIDDLDRIIKSLDETCQEVDVAVVTGDTKVMQQDKLDGIVMVTTGIGIAKKGEIIRDSTLEVGDKIIVTGSIGDHGMSLMSFREGFGFETDLKSDVAPMWNVIKKALDVGGVTAMKDPTRGGFANAINEMASKSGNGILLQQEAIPIKEEVHAVSEMLGIDPFEVANEGKVVMGVKADLAEETLEAIRSEKYGENAAIIGEVVEGDYVIVQTPIGGERILEAPIADPVPRVC, encoded by the coding sequence ATGTCAGACGATAAAATTGGTATGAATCACGGAGCTGGTGGAGAAGTGATGGCAAATCTAATCTCTAAAACAATTCTAGATAATATCACTAAAAAAAGTGTAAATGGTGGTGTTAGCCTAGATGATTTAGATGATGGAGCTACCATTCCTCTTGGAGATTATGAACTTGTAGTTACTACAGATGGTCATACAGTTGACCCTTTATTTTTCCCAGGTGGAGATATTGGAAGAATTTCTGCTGCAGGAACAATAAATGATGTTTCAGTAATGGGGGCTAAACCACTAGCTATTTCTAATGCAATTATTATGCAGGAAGGATTCCCAATAGATGATCTTGATAGAATTATAAAATCTTTAGATGAAACCTGTCAAGAAGTGGATGTTGCTGTTGTAACTGGTGATACTAAAGTTATGCAACAAGATAAGTTAGATGGTATCGTTATGGTTACTACAGGTATCGGAATAGCTAAAAAAGGCGAAATCATTAGGGATTCAACCTTAGAAGTTGGTGATAAGATTATTGTCACTGGTTCTATTGGTGATCATGGAATGAGTTTAATGTCTTTTAGAGAAGGTTTTGGTTTTGAAACTGATTTAAAATCTGATGTAGCTCCGATGTGGAATGTAATTAAAAAAGCATTAGATGTTGGAGGAGTTACAGCTATGAAAGACCCTACTCGTGGTGGTTTTGCAAATGCAATTAATGAAATGGCATCAAAATCAGGAAATGGTATTCTACTCCAACAGGAAGCTATTCCTATTAAAGAGGAGGTACATGCAGTATCTGAAATGTTAGGTATTGATCCATTTGAAGTAGCTAATGAAGGAAAAGTTGTAATGGGTGTTAAAGCTGATTTGGCTGAAGAAACATTAGAAGCTATACGCAGTGAAAAATATGGTGAAAATGCAGCTATTATTGGTGAAGTTGTTGAAGGAGATTATGTAATTGTCCAAACACCAATTGGTGGTGAAAGAATTCTTGAAGCTCCAATAGCTGATCCTGTTCCTAGAGTTTGTTAA
- a CDS encoding DUF2142 domain-containing protein — translation MFTFFKVENYTFPKAEIILLTVLFIAGLIAIIYSFKHKNELHKVAFVIILIFGILTVVTTPTLISIDENEHFARSDMTSLGILIPEYQKEGYVVSDLVYQLQNNMGQTIVDNDFYQDPINNTKTFYDAGFPQNPFYGYILSGFGILLAKLLDLSVIWAMWLGRLFNLFLYAGICAIGIKKSPNYKMALLVISCLPMSVYQAASFNVDGFVYSFCILSIGYFIYMYKTSSLINNKDMAFFFISILLVSFFKFPYGLFAFFIFLIPREKFDSKKVFLVSRGIPIGIMIISMAYSLFYASPQLENTFRQIHFIQANVSPEGQINYMINNPLNALTFFLQSANLIPEMVTDLFRFSFMQWIYTSPVLSILYLIFFSMFCFIYPHEISLNNKNRLKIGIIVFLIYIGILFIQYLSWASVGYNKLDMLLGVYARYYIPLLILFPLIFCLPASVKIKNFDLKVILAVIIFLSGTLILTISTFY, via the coding sequence ATGTTTACATTTTTTAAAGTAGAAAATTATACTTTTCCTAAAGCAGAAATCATATTATTAACTGTATTGTTTATTGCTGGTTTAATAGCTATTATTTATTCTTTTAAACATAAAAATGAACTTCATAAAGTAGCATTTGTTATAATATTGATTTTTGGAATACTGACAGTTGTTACAACACCCACATTAATTAGTATTGATGAAAATGAGCACTTTGCACGAAGTGATATGACTTCTTTAGGAATTTTGATTCCTGAATATCAAAAAGAAGGTTATGTTGTTTCTGATCTTGTTTATCAATTACAGAATAATATGGGGCAGACTATTGTAGATAATGATTTTTATCAGGATCCGATAAACAATACGAAAACATTTTATGATGCTGGTTTTCCTCAAAATCCTTTTTATGGTTATATTCTTTCAGGATTTGGTATTTTACTAGCAAAATTATTGGATTTAAGTGTGATTTGGGCCATGTGGCTTGGTCGTTTATTTAATTTATTCCTGTATGCGGGAATTTGTGCAATAGGTATTAAAAAATCTCCTAATTATAAAATGGCATTGCTAGTTATAAGCTGTTTGCCTATGAGTGTATATCAGGCAGCTTCTTTTAATGTAGATGGATTTGTATATAGTTTTTGCATATTATCTATAGGATATTTCATTTACATGTATAAAACTTCTTCATTAATTAACAATAAAGATATGGCATTTTTTTTTATTTCAATATTGTTGGTAAGTTTTTTTAAATTTCCTTATGGTTTATTTGCATTTTTCATATTTTTAATTCCAAGAGAAAAATTTGATTCTAAAAAAGTATTCCTTGTATCAAGAGGTATTCCTATTGGTATAATGATTATTAGTATGGCTTATAGTCTTTTTTATGCTTCTCCTCAACTTGAAAATACTTTCAGACAAATTCATTTTATTCAAGCTAATGTAAGTCCTGAAGGTCAGATAAATTATATGATAAATAATCCTCTTAATGCACTCACTTTCTTTTTACAGAGTGCTAATTTAATTCCTGAAATGGTAACTGATTTATTTAGATTCTCTTTTATGCAATGGATTTACACATCACCAGTTCTAAGCATATTATATCTTATTTTCTTTTCAATGTTTTGCTTTATTTATCCGCATGAAATTAGTCTTAACAATAAAAATAGATTAAAAATAGGAATAATAGTATTTTTAATTTATATAGGGATATTATTCATACAATATTTAAGTTGGGCATCTGTAGGTTACAATAAATTAGATATGTTACTTGGAGTTTATGCAAGGTATTACATTCCACTTTTAATCCTTTTCCCATTAATATTCTGTTTACCTGCATCTGTAAAAATTAAAAATTTTGATTTAAAAGTTATATTGGCAGTTATCATATTTTTATCTGGAACATTAATATTGACAATAAGTACTTTTTACTAA
- a CDS encoding 30S ribosomal protein S8e — MAISQGKSTRSPSGARLRANRGKRKSELGREPAETRVDEKRLKKIRTRGGNEKLRLSTGNKINVTNPDDNTTEVVDIIGVIENSANPNYVRRNIITKGAIVETSKGNAKVTSRPGQDGVINGILIKE; from the coding sequence ATGGCAATTTCTCAAGGAAAATCAACAAGAAGTCCATCTGGTGCTAGACTTAGAGCTAACCGTGGAAAAAGGAAATCTGAATTAGGTAGAGAACCAGCAGAAACTAGAGTAGATGAAAAAAGATTGAAAAAAATCAGAACCCGTGGTGGAAACGAAAAACTCAGATTATCTACTGGTAACAAAATCAATGTAACTAACCCTGATGATAACACCACTGAAGTAGTTGACATTATTGGTGTAATTGAAAACAGTGCAAACCCAAACTACGTAAGAAGGAATATCATTACCAAAGGTGCTATTGTAGAAACTTCTAAAGGAAATGCAAAAGTTACCTCTAGACCTGGTCAAGATGGTGTTATTAACGGAATTTTAATCAAAGAATAA
- the proS gene encoding proline--tRNA ligase has translation MENFSEWFHDILEKANITDSRYPIKGMAIWMPYGFQIRKYTLEVLKELMDQECDEVLFPMLIPEEELAKEGIHVKGFEDEVYWVTQGGQKELNEKLALRPTSETSMYPMYSLWIRSHIDLPIKYYQIVNTFRYETKHTRPLIRVREITTFKEAHTAHATKEECDEQVNTFVELYKDFFDYLGIPYLISKRPEWDKFPGADYTMAFDTIMPDGKTLQIGTVHNLGQTFAKTFDITFEDKDGEHKLVYQSCAGLSDRVIAAFIAVHGDEKGLKLPAIAAPDHITIIPILFKEGKEEVIAKCMELKELFEDAGLRVNIDDRDIRPGKKFFDWELKGTPLKLEIGPRDLKNNKTIAMRRDELEKIELDLDDSLLDKVLDLLEDYDDNLYETSWDFLEEHVKFTENIDEVKDLIESGNVVSFNWCGDEACGKAIEEETGYDILGIQEEITDSDAKCIHSGEPAKYVAIMAKTY, from the coding sequence GTGGAAAATTTTAGTGAATGGTTCCATGATATTTTAGAAAAAGCAAATATAACCGATTCAAGATATCCAATTAAAGGAATGGCAATTTGGATGCCTTATGGATTTCAAATAAGGAAATATACATTAGAAGTCTTAAAAGAGTTAATGGATCAAGAATGTGATGAAGTTTTATTCCCTATGTTAATTCCTGAAGAAGAACTAGCTAAAGAAGGAATTCATGTTAAAGGATTTGAAGATGAAGTATACTGGGTAACTCAAGGCGGACAAAAAGAATTAAACGAAAAATTAGCTTTAAGACCAACCAGTGAAACCTCAATGTATCCAATGTACTCCTTATGGATTAGATCACATATTGACCTTCCAATCAAATATTATCAGATAGTTAACACATTTAGATATGAAACTAAACACACCAGACCTCTTATAAGAGTTCGTGAGATTACAACTTTTAAAGAAGCTCATACTGCTCATGCAACTAAAGAAGAATGTGATGAACAGGTTAATACCTTTGTTGAATTATATAAAGATTTCTTTGATTATTTAGGAATTCCATATCTTATAAGTAAAAGACCAGAATGGGACAAATTCCCAGGTGCAGACTACACAATGGCTTTTGACACCATTATGCCTGATGGAAAAACCTTGCAGATTGGTACAGTGCACAATTTAGGTCAAACTTTTGCAAAAACCTTTGATATTACCTTTGAAGATAAAGATGGTGAACATAAATTAGTTTATCAAAGCTGTGCAGGTCTTTCTGACCGTGTAATTGCAGCTTTTATTGCTGTTCATGGAGATGAAAAAGGATTAAAACTTCCAGCAATAGCTGCACCAGACCATATTACTATTATACCAATCTTATTTAAAGAAGGTAAAGAAGAAGTTATTGCAAAATGTATGGAGCTTAAAGAGTTATTTGAAGATGCAGGACTACGTGTAAATATTGATGACAGAGATATTAGACCGGGTAAAAAATTCTTTGATTGGGAACTTAAAGGAACACCATTAAAACTTGAAATTGGACCAAGAGATCTCAAAAATAATAAAACAATAGCTATGAGAAGAGATGAACTTGAAAAAATAGAGCTTGATTTAGATGACAGTCTTCTCGACAAGGTTCTAGATTTACTTGAAGATTATGATGATAATCTATATGAAACCTCTTGGGATTTCCTTGAAGAACATGTTAAATTCACAGAAAACATTGATGAAGTTAAAGACTTAATTGAATCTGGAAATGTAGTGTCCTTTAACTGGTGTGGAGATGAAGCATGCGGTAAAGCTATTGAAGAAGAAACAGGCTACGACATTTTAGGAATCCAAGAAGAAATCACAGATAGTGATGCTAAATGTATCCATAGTGGAGAACCAGCAAAATATGTTGCAATAATGGCTAAAACTTACTAG
- the cofC gene encoding 2-phospho-L-lactate guanylyltransferase, whose amino-acid sequence MDEIYGIIPVSRFKECKTRLSPFLNEEERENLLKVMLKDVTESVAKYVDNIIIISADDDVLNYGKSLNLKTLKENENSNLNKALKQAMDYCKSKAKKVIILPSDVPLIGKTNIKMLIDSSKSLDFIIVPSKGGGTNAIIMKPGAIRTKFGDFSYKEHVNAADRKNLNPQVHDSFFMALDVNTTEDLGEIMVHGENTNTRKYLKELKINVESVHGSERLKVTRG is encoded by the coding sequence ATGGATGAAATTTATGGAATAATACCTGTAAGCAGGTTTAAAGAATGTAAAACAAGATTATCTCCATTTTTAAATGAAGAAGAAAGGGAAAACCTCTTGAAAGTAATGCTTAAAGATGTGACTGAATCTGTAGCTAAATATGTTGACAATATTATCATTATTAGTGCTGATGACGATGTTTTAAACTATGGTAAAAGTTTAAACCTTAAAACATTAAAAGAAAATGAAAATTCAAACTTAAATAAAGCACTAAAACAGGCTATGGATTACTGCAAATCAAAAGCTAAAAAAGTAATAATTTTACCTTCTGATGTTCCTTTAATTGGAAAAACAAATATTAAAATGCTAATTGATTCAAGCAAATCTTTAGATTTTATTATTGTTCCATCTAAAGGCGGAGGAACTAATGCAATTATTATGAAACCAGGAGCTATTAGAACTAAATTTGGTGATTTCAGTTATAAAGAACATGTAAATGCTGCAGATAGAAAAAATCTTAATCCTCAAGTCCATGATTCTTTCTTCATGGCATTAGATGTTAATACAACTGAAGATTTAGGAGAAATAATGGTTCATGGTGAAAATACCAACACCAGAAAATACTTAAAAGAATTAAAAATCAATGTTGAATCTGTTCATGGCAGTGAAAGATTAAAAGTAACAAGAGGTTAA
- the thiD gene encoding bifunctional hydroxymethylpyrimidine kinase/phosphomethylpyrimidine kinase: MIAMSIAGVDPSGGAGVFADLKTFQALGVYGTGVVTALTAQNPYNMFSLKAIDSNYVAEQIDAVLDSYEIEYIKTGMLYSKEIIKTVSQKIKEYNLKAIVDPVMVATSGGNLSKDETAESLKRYLLPNSFFTTPNVDEAEKLSGIKITNEENAIKASEKLQKICNNMITGGHLQGNNIINIDGEITIKKQKLLKSENLHGSGCNFSAAITAYLTKKDSLNEAISKSLDYTYESIKNGNYGTLIPYI; this comes from the coding sequence ATGATTGCAATGTCCATAGCTGGGGTGGATCCTTCAGGAGGTGCAGGTGTTTTTGCTGATTTAAAAACATTCCAAGCTCTTGGTGTTTATGGAACAGGAGTTGTAACTGCACTTACTGCACAGAATCCCTATAACATGTTTTCTTTAAAAGCAATTGATAGCAACTATGTAGCTGAACAGATTGATGCAGTCTTAGATAGCTATGAAATTGAATATATTAAAACAGGAATGCTTTATTCAAAAGAAATAATTAAAACAGTATCACAAAAAATTAAAGAATACAATTTAAAAGCTATTGTAGATCCAGTTATGGTTGCAACATCTGGAGGTAATTTATCTAAAGATGAAACTGCAGAATCTTTAAAAAGATATTTACTTCCAAATTCTTTTTTTACAACACCCAATGTAGATGAAGCAGAAAAACTAAGTGGAATCAAAATAACAAATGAAGAAAATGCAATAAAGGCTTCAGAAAAATTACAGAAAATATGCAACAATATGATTACTGGAGGTCATCTTCAAGGAAACAATATCATAAACATCGATGGTGAAATAACCATTAAAAAACAAAAACTATTAAAATCTGAAAATCTTCATGGAAGCGGTTGTAACTTCTCAGCTGCAATAACAGCTTATTTAACAAAAAAAGATAGCTTAAATGAAGCTATTTCAAAATCATTAGATTATACTTATGAAAGTATAAAAAATGGAAATTATGGGACCTTAATCCCATACATCTAA
- a CDS encoding ABC transporter ATP-binding protein — translation MAIEIKNINKSFKHDELSVLEDINLNIDDGKFVCLLGPSGCGKTTLLRLIAGLDKPSSGEIIADGEIVKGPSGDRAVIFQQYSLFPWLTVLDNVMFGLNISGKASKEENLKTAERYLERVGLIEFKDNYPHELSGGMKQRVAIIRSLLKHTPILLMDEPFSALDMQNRHKLQEQLIGVWERFDNTIVFVTHDVDEAVFLADEIVIMSRNPGKIKKVVNVDLPRIRKRESPEFIKLVNEVVEELDVWD, via the coding sequence ATGGCGATTGAAATTAAAAATATAAATAAATCTTTTAAACATGATGAATTATCTGTTTTGGAAGATATTAATTTAAACATTGATGATGGTAAGTTTGTCTGTCTTTTAGGACCATCAGGTTGTGGTAAAACAACTCTTTTACGTTTAATAGCTGGTTTGGATAAACCTTCTTCTGGAGAAATCATTGCAGATGGGGAAATTGTTAAAGGTCCTTCTGGAGATAGGGCTGTTATTTTCCAACAGTATTCTCTTTTCCCATGGTTAACTGTATTGGATAATGTAATGTTTGGTCTTAATATTTCTGGTAAAGCTTCAAAAGAGGAAAATCTTAAAACTGCTGAGAGATATCTTGAAAGAGTAGGATTAATTGAATTTAAAGATAATTATCCTCATGAACTTTCTGGAGGTATGAAACAAAGAGTAGCTATTATTAGGTCTTTACTTAAACATACTCCTATTTTACTTATGGATGAACCTTTTTCTGCTTTGGACATGCAAAATAGGCATAAACTTCAAGAACAATTAATTGGAGTTTGGGAAAGATTTGATAATACAATTGTATTTGTTACTCATGATGTAGATGAGGCAGTTTTCCTTGCTGATGAAATTGTTATAATGAGCAGAAATCCTGGTAAGATTAAAAAAGTGGTAAATGTGGATTTACCTCGTATTAGAAAAAGAGAATCACCAGAATTTATAAAATTAGTAAATGAAGTTGTTGAAGAATTAGATGTATGGGATTAA
- a CDS encoding ABC transporter permease, with protein MYKNKFTPVILPIFIIIVWYLITAVFNLVDPYILPSPVEVCFSAWNLIISGELFRDAFDTLFKVFAGIFIAAIVAIPLGILLGWYKRLEDICTFVISILRPIPPVAWIPFSILWFGIGTVPAVFIIFMGCVFPILIYTIDGVKRTDKVLIESAQTLGATDGVILKQVILPSAIPYIVSGLKVGIGIALMCTISAEMIGSSSGLGYMILTATNLFDTGTTVVGMLTIGIIGLILDFIFGYVQDKIFW; from the coding sequence TTGTATAAAAATAAATTTACACCAGTGATTTTACCAATCTTTATTATTATTGTTTGGTATTTGATAACTGCTGTTTTTAATTTAGTTGATCCTTATATACTGCCTAGTCCAGTAGAGGTTTGTTTTTCTGCATGGAATTTAATAATATCTGGTGAATTATTTAGAGATGCATTTGACACATTATTTAAGGTATTTGCCGGTATATTCATTGCAGCTATTGTAGCTATTCCTCTTGGAATTTTACTTGGTTGGTATAAAAGATTAGAAGATATTTGTACTTTTGTTATTAGTATCTTAAGACCAATTCCACCAGTTGCTTGGATTCCGTTTTCAATTTTATGGTTTGGTATTGGAACTGTTCCTGCTGTATTTATTATCTTTATGGGTTGTGTTTTCCCAATTTTAATTTATACTATTGATGGTGTTAAAAGAACTGATAAGGTATTAATTGAATCAGCTCAAACATTAGGGGCTACTGATGGAGTTATCTTAAAACAGGTTATTTTGCCATCTGCTATACCATACATTGTTTCTGGTCTTAAAGTAGGTATTGGAATAGCTTTAATGTGTACTATTTCAGCAGAAATGATTGGTTCAAGTAGTGGATTAGGATACATGATTTTAACTGCTACAAATCTTTTTGATACTGGAACAACAGTAGTAGGAATGTTAACTATCGGTATTATCGGTTTAATTCTTGACTTTATCTTTGGATATGTTCAAGACAAAATATTCTGGTAG